A region of Scylla paramamosain isolate STU-SP2022 chromosome 25, ASM3559412v1, whole genome shotgun sequence DNA encodes the following proteins:
- the LOC135113043 gene encoding circumsporozoite protein-like, with amino-acid sequence MQRGPGWAVLWCSWCTARHSCCHCHAECSSCAALRCSLCCTAGGWPLCRHSICYKECAAHTSLVRNMPHTAAGGTVQHTAAGGTMQHTAAGSTMQHTAAGSIVEHTSARGTVQHTAAGGTVQHTSARGTVQHTAAGGTVQHTSARGTVQHTAAGGTVQHTAAGGTVQHTAAGGTVQHTAAGGTVQHTAAGGTVQHTAAGGTVQHTAAGGTVQHTAAGGTVQHTAAGGTVQHTAAGGTVQHTAAGGTVQHTAAGGTVQHTAAGGTVQHTAAGGTVQHTAARDRWWLSLNTTEQPLYHSSCRI; translated from the coding sequence ATGCAGCGTGGCCCAGGCTGGGCTGTGCTGTGGTGCAGCTGGTGCACAGCACGGCACAGCTGCTGCCACTGCCATGCTGAGTGCAGCAGTTGTGCAGCACTGAGGTGTTCACTGTGTTGCACAGCAGGAGGATGGCCTTTGTGCCGCCACAGCATCTGCTATAAGGAATGTGCAGCACACACATCTCTTGTAAGGAATATGCCGCACACAGCAGCTGGAGGCACCGTGCAGCACACAGCAGCTGGAGGCACCATGCAGCACACTGCAGCTGGAAGCACCATGCAGCACACAGCAGCTGGAAGCATCGTGGAGCACACATCAGCTAGAGGCACCGTGCAGCACACAGCAGCTGGAGGCACCGTGCAGCACACATCAGCTAGAGGCACCGTGCAGCACACAGCAGCTGGAGGCACCGTGCAGCACACATCAGCTAGAGGCACCGTGCAGCACACAGCAGCTGGAGGCACCGTGCAGCACACAGCAGCTGGAGGCACCGTGCAGCACACAGCAGCTGGAGGCACTGTGCAGCACACAGCAGCTGGAGGCACCGTGCAGCACACAGCAGCTGGAGGCACCGTGCAGCACACAGCAGCTGGAGGCACCGTGCAGCACACAGCAGCTGGAGGCACCGTGCAGCACACAGCAGCTGGAGGCACTGTGCAGCACACAGCAGCTGGAGGCACCGTGCAGCACACAGCAGCTGGAGGCACCGTGCAGCACACAGCAGCTGGAGGCACCGTGCAGCACACAGCAGCTGGAGGCACCGTGCAGCACACAGCAGCTGGAGGCACCGTGCAGCACACAGCAGCTGGAGGCACCGTGCAGCACACAGCAGCTAGAGACAGGTGGTGGTTGTCCCTCAACACAACTGAACAGCCTTTGTATCACAGCAGCTGCAG